The Astatotilapia calliptera chromosome 2, fAstCal1.2, whole genome shotgun sequence genome includes a window with the following:
- the LOC113028933 gene encoding histone H1-like — protein sequence MMRSTCQRCGGKGSIINTPCAEVQAKKKKTMTSKPKKVGLSVGELIVKAVAASKERNGLSVAALKKALAAGGYDVDKNKARVKTAIKSLVAKGTLVQTKGTRTSGSFKMNKATESKAKKPAAAKAKKPAAAAKKSPKKAAAALQPLARSQPHQRTIVRDKAEGELPAVGLLKWERTTE from the exons ATGATGCGTTCAACGTGCCAGCGCTGTGGTGGGAAAGGCTCCATCATAAACACGCCCTGCGCCGAGGTTcaggccaagaagaagaagacgatgacTTCCAAGCCCAAGAAGGTCGGCCTCAGCGTGGGCGAGCTGATTGTGAAAGCCGTGGCCGCTTCCAAGGAGCGCAACGGCCTGTCTGTGGCCGCTCTCAAGAAGGCTCTGGCTGCCGGAGGCTACGATGTGGACAAGAACAAGGCCCGTGTCAAGACCGCCATCAAGAGCCTGGTGGCGAAGGGCACTCTGGTGCAGACCAAGGGCACCAGGACCTCCGGATCCTTCAAGATGAACAAGGCTACTGAGAGCAAAGCCAAGAAGCCCGCCGCGGCCAAAGCCAAGAAACCGGCAGCAGCTGCTAAGAAGTCGCCcaagaaagcagcagcagcacttcagcCACTAGCACGAAGTCAACCGCATCAGAGGACAATAGTGAGA gacaaagctgaaggagaactgccggctgttggactgttgaagtgggagaggacaacagagtga